DNA sequence from the Halorussus limi genome:
CTTCGAGCGGAATCAGGAAGTTGCCGCCCGCGGCCTCGTGGTAGGCGTCGTAGTCGTAGTCCCGGCCCTCGTGGGGCAGGTCGGGCACCTGCGTCAGGTCGATGGCCATCTCGGTCGGCGGGTCGTCGGCCTCGGCGAGCGGAACGACTTCGCCGGTGTCGGGGTCCACCACGCCCCGGTAGTGAGTCGGCACGCCCTCGTCTTCGAGCGTCTCGAAGTTGAACGCGCCCATCGAGCAGAGACTCGCGCCCTTGTCGGGAATCTCGTCGGGCATCTTCCCCCAGTCGAACACCGAGTAGTCGTCGGTGAAGACGAACGACCCGCGCCCGAGCGTGGTCGCGGTCGGTTCTCGCTCGACGCGGAACTCCTTGACGCTCGTCACCGTAACCACCTCGATACCGTGCCGACGCCCGCGTACGCCCCGTCGCTGTCGGTCATGTGCGAGGGGTCGCCGCCGTCGGACTAAGGCGTTTCCATTCCCGTGCGCACTTTCCGACGGTTGTCTGCCCGAAATGTGCACCTTCGCGCATTGACGAGACGAGCGCGTCGCGGTGGCTTCGCAGGCCAGTGCGATTTCGAGACGGTCTTCGTCCCGGCGGCGTCGTTCGTCGCTCCGTAATCCGGGCCGACGCCGACACTCTGCCGTAACCCGTCAGTTTTTACCGCTCCCAACCGTCGTAGCGGGTGATGGAAGACGCGGCCCGGACGAACGTCCCGCGAGGAGAGTTCGACTTCGAGTGCGTGCCCGAGACCGACCGGTCGTTCGAGACGGCGCTGGCGAAGGCCCGCGACGGCGAGCGCCTGACGGTCGCCGACGGCGTCGAACTCATGACCACGGGGACCGACCGCGAAGGCATCGACCTCGCGCGCAAAGAGCGCGTGCTGGAGGCCGCCGACCGCCGCCGGGCCGAGGTGGTCGGCGACGAAGTCACCTTCGTGGCCAACCTGAACAACAACGTCACGACCGCGTGCAACACCGGATGTCTGTTCTGCAACTTCAAGAACACCGCCCAGAACTTCGAGGCCGACAGCGAGGCGGACCACGGCGGGTTCACCAAGACGCCCGCCGAGTCCCGAGAGGTGGTCGAGTCGGCGCTCGAGACGGGAATCTACGAGGTCACGTCTGTCAGCGGCCTCCATCCCGGTCTCGCGCTGGACGACGAACACTTAGAGATACTCGACGCGAGCGACCGCGGCGACCTGAACTACAAGCCCCCGGCGGCCTACGAGACCGACCCCGGCACCTACGTCGAGCAGATGGAGGCCATGAACGTCGGCGACGTTCACCTCCACTCGATGACGCCCGAGGAAGCTTACCACGCCCGGCGGGGCACCGACTGGTCCTACGAGGAGGTGTACGGTCGTCTCAAAGAGGCCGGACTCGACAGCGTGCCCGGCACCGCGGCCGAGATTCTGGTGGACGAGGTCCGGGGCGTCATCTGCCCCGGCAAAATCGGGAGCGACGAGTGGGTCGAGGCGATGGAGGCCGCCGCCGCGGTCGGTCTCGACACGACCGCGACCATCATGTACGGCCACGTCGAGAACGAGGCCCACCGCGTGATGCACCTGAAGCGAATCCGGGACCTGCAGGACCGGACGGACAACATCACGGAGTTCGTTCCCCTGTCCTTCGTCCACCCGAACACGCCGCTCGCGGAGCGCGGGATGGTCGAGTCGGGCGCGACGACCCACGAGGACGAACTGATGATAGCGGTCTCCAGACTCTTCCTCGACAATATCGAGAACATCCAGTCGTCGTGGGTCAAGTACGGCGACGAGCAGGGCCTGAAGATGCTCTCGTGCGGCGCGAACGACTTCATGGGCACCATCCTCAGCGAGGAAATCACGAAGCGCGCGGGCGGGACGTTCGGCGAGTTCCGGTCGTTCGAGACGTACGTCGAGATGATAACCGCCATCGGCCGGACGCCCGTCGAGCGCTCGACCGACTACCGCCAGACGCGGGAGATAGACCCCGCGGACCCGCCGTTCGGGCCGGAACTGGGTCCGGCCGCCGACGGGACGCCGCTGGTCCCCGAGTCCGAGCGGAGCGCCGCGGCCGAGACGGTCGCCGACGACTGAGCGGGTCGAGCGAGGCACACGACGCATGATGAACACCACCCACACCGCGATGGGGGTCACGCTGGCGGCCCCGCTCGCGGTCGTCGCGCCAGAACTCGCGCCCGCGGCCGCGCTGGCCGGAGTCGCGGGCGGCGTCTTTCCGGACCTCGACCTGCTCTCCGGTCAGCACCGCCAGACGCTCCACTTCCCGGTCTACTACTCGGCGGCGGCGCTCGTCTCCGGCGCGGCGGCACTCGTCGCCCCGACCGTCGGGACGGTCGCGGTCGCGTTCTTCCTGCTCTCGGCCGCGCTCCACTGCGTGACCGACGCCGCCGGCGGCGGTCTCGAACTCCGGCCGTGGGAGGCCACCGACGACCGGGGCGTCTACGTCCACCCCGCGAATCGGTGGGTCGCCCCGCGGCGCTGGATTCGCTACGACGGTGCGCCCGAGGACCTCGTGTTGACGGCGGTGTTCTCGCTGCCGGGCCTGCTGCTGTTCGACGGCGCAGTTCGCGCCCTCACGGTCGTCGGACTGGTCGTGGCGGTGGTGTACGTCGCGGTCCGCAAGCAGTTGCCGGAGCTAGAGACGCGGTTTCTGCGGTGAGTCGGCTACTTCATCAAAACTGAAGGCAGCGGTAGTTATCGTAGGAGGCCACACAGCAACTGGCCCAGCAGACCCTTCGACGGGTCACACGACACTCGCACTTGGATTCGGTTAGTCTCGACAATGAGACCGAGGACGTTGAGCGTTATCGGGCCGAGGTCGAGGAAGATAAGCGTCTGTTGCTGCATCGCAGCGGCTCCGCCGCCCCCGAATGCGGCACCCGAGTTCACCGGTTCGACGGAGATAGGCACTCCCGAGAAGGATTCCTCGAACTTCTCGACGCCTTTTTCGCCTCGGTACTTTCCGGAGACGGTCCCGCTCGCGGTCCCCGCTTCCTCGTCTACGCTATCGAGCGATACCTTGAGCGCCCCAACTCCCTCACCACCGTCGAGGGTGTACTCGTTCGGATTGTACGTAATCGGGTTCTTGTTCCCCGACTGTTGGGCTGCAGCAGACCCGGAAACCGCCGCCAGCCCGGACGCCGCAAGGCCTGTCGCGCCAATTGTTTTGAGAACTCTCCGTCGGTTCGTGGTGTTTGGTTCGTTTTCGTCTGTCATAGATTCCATCGCGAGGTCTCCCTCCCGTCCGGTATTGATACCGATTTCGCGCCCGACACGCACGTCATGGGGAGAACCTCACCTCGAAGTCCGCATCGCCTACGGGGATAAACACCGAAAGCTCTCCCGATTACTACGTTTCGGGAATTAGACGGTTTACCGCTAGCCGTTCCGAGTAATGCGCCTGAGCTTTACCGCCGAGTGCGTTCGTTAGGGTGGTTCTACCGGTTTCTAAGCGCTGACTATTTCTGAAAAAGAGCGCAGGTAACCGTTCTGCGCCGCGACACTACGAGTGTACTATTTCGAACCGTTTCACGCGTAGTCAGAGTATGCACTGCACAAGGCCAGTAAGCTTAACTGAACAGGGTTTCGCGGTATCGCTCGCCCGCCTCGTCGTCGGCCGCCATCGCTCGCTGAATCGTCTCCGAGACCCACTCGTTGCCGTCGGCCTCGCCGCCGAACTCCTCGGGAAGGTAACGCCGGTAGACCGGCAGGCGCTCGTGCAGGGGCACCCCGGCCTCGTCGGCGATGTCCTCCAACTCCCGCAGCGCGGGCCACTCGTACTCGGGATTGATGTGGTCGTCGGTGACCGGCGAGACGCCGCCGAGGTCGTCGACGCCGCAGTCCAGCAGGTCGCGGGTCGGCGAGAGGTTGGGCGGGACCTGCACCGACACCTCGTCGGGGAGGCAGTCGCGGGCCATCGCCACGACCCGGCGCATCGTCTCGACGGAGGGGCGTTCGTAGTTCGACCGCTCGTTCGGGACGACGTTCTGGACGATGACCTCTTGGACGTGGCCGTACCGCTCGTGGAGTTCGCGGACGGCCAGTAGGCTCTCGGCCCGGTCGCGCCACTCCTCGCCGATGCCGACGAGCAGGCCCGTCGTGAACGGAACCCCCAACTCGCCGGCGGTCCGGATGGTGTTGAGGCGCTGGCCGGGGTTCTTCACGCGGGGTCCGGCGTGGGCGCCCACGTCGGCGGTGGTTTCGAGCATCACGCCCATCGAGGCGTTCACGTCCGCGACCGTCTCCATCTGCTCGCGGGTCTGGTCGCCGGGGTTGCTGTGAGGCAGGAGACCCTCCTCCAGCGCGATTTCGCAGACCTCGCGCAGGTAGGCGTGAATCGAGTCGTGGCCCCACTCGTCGAGTTGGGCGTGAATCCGGTCGTAGCGGTCGTCGGGGTCGTCGCCGAAGGTGAACAGCGCCTCCGTGCATCCGGCGTCGGCCCCGGTCCGGACGATGTCCCGGACTTCCTCGGGCGAGAGCAGGGAGGCCTCGCCCGGCGGGTCGAAGTAGGTGCAGTAGGTGCAGGTGTACCGGCACGCGGTCGTGAGCGGGACGAAGACGTTCTTGGCGAAGGTGAGTTCGTCCGCGGGTTCGACGTCGTCGGGACCGACGTCGAGCAGTCGCCGGACTTCGGTCTCGTCGAAGGTGATGTCGACGTCGTACTCGTCGGCCCCCGGAATCTCGGCACCAGCCATCGGTATGGATTCTCGCTTCGCCGGGAAAACGCTTGTTCTCTCGGTAACGTCGTCCCGCCGGGCGCGTCGACGGCCGTCCGCGGCGTGCGCGAGCGGTCGGGCGTCAGCCCTCACGACCGAGAAGCAAAACCGGCGTCGCGCTCGACCGTCGTCCGGCCCGCGTCGTCCGCGAGGCCGAACCCGGCGCGTCGGAGCCACGACCGGGCGCGACTCGCCTCGCGAGGGTCAGCACCGGAAGAACTGTCTCGGCCGCCGCGGGGCGCGCTCCCGCCGTGAATCAGCACCTCCGCCAAATCAGCGCGCTCGTCCACGTCGGTCGCCAGTCGGTGCGAGTCCACGGCCTCGACGCCGGCGCCGACCGCCCGCGCCGCGTCGAGGTGGTCCAGATACGAGGTGCCGTGGTAGTCCGCCCGGAACTCCGGGTGGCGCGCGACGACGGCGTTGGTCCCGCCGCCGCGACCCGGCGCGAGGACCACGTCGCCGTCGGTGTCGAACAGGGCCGCGAGCGCGCCGGGCGTCGCCAGCGCGAGGTCGGCCATCACCACCGTGACCGGTTCGTCGGTCTCGGCGAGGACGGCGTTGACCGCCTCGGTCAGCGGCCGCGGGTCCACGGTGACGGGCGCGTCCGCCTCGACGGGCGCTGTGGCGAGAATCTCGGGGTCGCGGCCGATCGCGCGGACCGCCGCCAGCACGTCGGCCAGCATCGCCTCGGCGAACGCCGTCCGCTCGTCGGACGACAGCGTGTCGGCTAACCGGGTCTTGGGCTCCTCGGCGGCGTACGGGACCACGACTCGCATGCTCGCTTTCCAACTCGCGCGTCCTGCCTTAAGAGGCTACGGAATGGCGGTGGTCGGGGTCGGTGGCGGCCGAGCGTCGTCGGTGGGAAAGCGTCGCTGTCGGCCGAGCGGCGGAAGAGCCGCCGCTCGGCAATCTCCATATTTCTGAAAGAAATACACACGTTTCTTCGAGAAACGCGTAAATGGTTCCGGTGACGGTCGTCCGTCACCGACGATTCCCCTTCACCCCGTCGCGCGAACGCGAAAACGGTCCGAAAGCGAAGCCGCGTCAGCGAAGTTTGTCGTAGTCGTCCTGCTGGTTCGAGCGGTACCACAGCGCGCCGCCCACCACGACGACCAGCGCGAGCAGTCCCGCGCCGCCGTAGAGCAGCATCTGGGTCTGCTGGCTCGACTGCTGGGAGTTCTTGGCCTTCTTCTTGGCCTCGCTGGCGAGGTCCACCGCGTTGCCGAAGTTCTCGGCGTCGAACGCCGAGACGGCGTTGTCGAGCGTGTCCTCCGCGCCGGAGACGCTCGCGCCGGAGTTCTTGGCCGAGTCGATGGCGCTCTGGGCCGAGTCGATGGCGTCGCGGGCCTCTTGGCTCTCCTCGGTGTACGGTCGGAACGTCCACTTGTCGATGGAGTCGCTACTGCCGCCCTCGCGGAACTGGTTCAGTTCGGCCAGCGTCAGTTTCTGAGCGGGGTCGTAGCTGTAGTTCTCGACTTCGGGAACGGTCCCCTTAACGACGACCTTCACCTCGAAGGCGTCGCTCTTCTTCAGCGAGTGGTTGAACGACTGACCGTCGTAGGACTTCTGGTCGATTTTCGACCCGCCCTGGTCGAACAGTTGGACGGTCCACGTCACGTCGGTCAGTTCGGTCTTTCCGTTCAGCGTCCACGTGTCGTACTCGCTGAACGGCTTCGTGATGGTGAACGTCGACTGTACGTCTTCGCCGACCTGCTTCTCGTCGGGCGCGCCGCTGGCGGACGCCGACATCGCCGCGGCGGGACCGACCGCCGAGACGACCAGCGTCGTGGCGAGCAACAGCGTGAGTAGTTTAGAACAGTGGTTCGAGTTCATCGTCGTCGTCCTCCACGAGTTCTTCCAAGTTCTCTTCGCTCTCCTCCTGAATCTCGTCGATGTTGTCCTGGGCCTCGATGGCGACCTCCTGTAGCTCCTTGATTCGCGGGACGTTGTTCACGCCCGACAGGAGGACGACGCTGGCGACGTACTGGGAGTCGGCGACGGGGTAGTCGCCGCCCCGGACCTCCATCGACCCGGTCTGCTCTTCGAGCCACTTCCGACCGCGCTCTATTCCCTTCCGGTTGAGGTGCTGAGGCGGGCCGCTCAGGACGAGCAGCGCGCGCTCGGTGCCCTCGATTTCGCACGGGAGGGTGAGTCGCCCGAGCGCCGCTTTCCGGACGAGACTGGTGATGCGGTTGGTGGTGTTGGCGGTGTCGGTCTGGTTGTTCTCCTCGCCGCCCGTGAACCGCGAGAGCAGTCCGCTCGACGACTGCTCGTTCTCGACTTCCTCGGCCGCGTAGCCGATGGTCGAGACGCCGCCGCCGGCGAGCGTGTTGATAATCTCGCTGGAGTCCACGACGCTCTCGGCGACTTCGTCGTCGCCGCTGACCTCACCGGCACCGAACAGGATGCCGAACCGCCGCACGATCTCCTCGTTTATCTCGGCGTAACCGCCCTCGATGGACTCGCCGGACTGTCGCCACGCGTCGTTGTCGAACACCATCAGGTTGTCCACTTCGCGGACGAACGTCTGGAACGACCGCGCGGCGTTGAGCGTGTAGATGCCCCCTTCGTCGCCGCCGGGCAGGATACCGAGACCGTACACCGGTTCGGTGTAGATGCGCTTGAGGTGCTTGGCCAGCACCGGGGCGCCCCCGGAACCGGTGCCACCACCCATCCCCGCGACGATGAGGAACGCGTCGACTTCGTGGACGGGGATGTTGTCGATAGCCCCCTGAACTTCGTCGATGTCCTCCTCGGCGATTTCCGCGCCAAGTTCGTTGTCTGCTCCGACGCCGTGACCTTTCACTCGGGATTGACCAATCAGGACACGATTGTCCTGGGGAACCTCGTTGAGTCCCATCAGGTCGGCCTTCGCGGAATTAACCGCGACTGCCGACCGGACGATGTCGCTTCCAGTTCGCTGGTCGTATTCCAGGAACTTGTCCACGATTTTCCCACCGGCCTGCCCGAAACCAATCATTGCAAGCTTCATTTTCCGGACCGTACTCCGTTGGGAGAAACACAGCCACGAAGGGGTGATAATCCTTTTGGTCCGTTCCACGACCACCGGAAATGGCGTATTACGCCTAATCACCCGACGATAACCGGACATTTCCGGGTGTGAAGGACCACCACCAGCTGGCGGACATGTCCTTTTAAGTTTATTGCCGAGCAGACGTATTTGATAACTGGACGGTCGAAACGCGTCTGACTGGCGTCTGACTGGCGTCAGACGGCGATTCGCGTGAGCGCCCGGCGAGGCTACCGATTCGAGACGCCGAGATAGGCCCCGAGCGTCGTCAAATCGCCGGTCTCGACGCCGAACGCGTCGATGTCGTTGTCCGAGACCGTGTTGTCGAACTTCAGGGAGCGATACTGGTCGCTCCCGAACGGGACGAACGGAATCGAGTCGGCCGCG
Encoded proteins:
- the cofC gene encoding 2-phospho-L-lactate guanylyltransferase codes for the protein MRVVVPYAAEEPKTRLADTLSSDERTAFAEAMLADVLAAVRAIGRDPEILATAPVEADAPVTVDPRPLTEAVNAVLAETDEPVTVVMADLALATPGALAALFDTDGDVVLAPGRGGGTNAVVARHPEFRADYHGTSYLDHLDAARAVGAGVEAVDSHRLATDVDERADLAEVLIHGGSAPRGGRDSSSGADPREASRARSWLRRAGFGLADDAGRTTVERDAGFASRS
- a CDS encoding tubulin/FtsZ family protein codes for the protein MKLAMIGFGQAGGKIVDKFLEYDQRTGSDIVRSAVAVNSAKADLMGLNEVPQDNRVLIGQSRVKGHGVGADNELGAEIAEEDIDEVQGAIDNIPVHEVDAFLIVAGMGGGTGSGGAPVLAKHLKRIYTEPVYGLGILPGGDEGGIYTLNAARSFQTFVREVDNLMVFDNDAWRQSGESIEGGYAEINEEIVRRFGILFGAGEVSGDDEVAESVVDSSEIINTLAGGGVSTIGYAAEEVENEQSSSGLLSRFTGGEENNQTDTANTTNRITSLVRKAALGRLTLPCEIEGTERALLVLSGPPQHLNRKGIERGRKWLEEQTGSMEVRGGDYPVADSQYVASVVLLSGVNNVPRIKELQEVAIEAQDNIDEIQEESEENLEELVEDDDDELEPLF
- a CDS encoding DUF4398 domain-containing protein; its protein translation is MNSNHCSKLLTLLLATTLVVSAVGPAAAMSASASGAPDEKQVGEDVQSTFTITKPFSEYDTWTLNGKTELTDVTWTVQLFDQGGSKIDQKSYDGQSFNHSLKKSDAFEVKVVVKGTVPEVENYSYDPAQKLTLAELNQFREGGSSDSIDKWTFRPYTEESQEARDAIDSAQSAIDSAKNSGASVSGAEDTLDNAVSAFDAENFGNAVDLASEAKKKAKNSQQSSQQTQMLLYGGAGLLALVVVVGGALWYRSNQQDDYDKLR
- a CDS encoding metal-dependent hydrolase, with the translated sequence MMNTTHTAMGVTLAAPLAVVAPELAPAAALAGVAGGVFPDLDLLSGQHRQTLHFPVYYSAAALVSGAAALVAPTVGTVAVAFFLLSAALHCVTDAAGGGLELRPWEATDDRGVYVHPANRWVAPRRWIRYDGAPEDLVLTAVFSLPGLLLFDGAVRALTVVGLVVAVVYVAVRKQLPELETRFLR
- the cofG gene encoding 7,8-didemethyl-8-hydroxy-5-deazariboflavin synthase subunit CofG, giving the protein MAGAEIPGADEYDVDITFDETEVRRLLDVGPDDVEPADELTFAKNVFVPLTTACRYTCTYCTYFDPPGEASLLSPEEVRDIVRTGADAGCTEALFTFGDDPDDRYDRIHAQLDEWGHDSIHAYLREVCEIALEEGLLPHSNPGDQTREQMETVADVNASMGVMLETTADVGAHAGPRVKNPGQRLNTIRTAGELGVPFTTGLLVGIGEEWRDRAESLLAVRELHERYGHVQEVIVQNVVPNERSNYERPSVETMRRVVAMARDCLPDEVSVQVPPNLSPTRDLLDCGVDDLGGVSPVTDDHINPEYEWPALRELEDIADEAGVPLHERLPVYRRYLPEEFGGEADGNEWVSETIQRAMAADDEAGERYRETLFS
- the cofH gene encoding 7,8-didemethyl-8-hydroxy-5-deazariboflavin synthase subunit CofH yields the protein MEDAARTNVPRGEFDFECVPETDRSFETALAKARDGERLTVADGVELMTTGTDREGIDLARKERVLEAADRRRAEVVGDEVTFVANLNNNVTTACNTGCLFCNFKNTAQNFEADSEADHGGFTKTPAESREVVESALETGIYEVTSVSGLHPGLALDDEHLEILDASDRGDLNYKPPAAYETDPGTYVEQMEAMNVGDVHLHSMTPEEAYHARRGTDWSYEEVYGRLKEAGLDSVPGTAAEILVDEVRGVICPGKIGSDEWVEAMEAAAAVGLDTTATIMYGHVENEAHRVMHLKRIRDLQDRTDNITEFVPLSFVHPNTPLAERGMVESGATTHEDELMIAVSRLFLDNIENIQSSWVKYGDEQGLKMLSCGANDFMGTILSEEITKRAGGTFGEFRSFETYVEMITAIGRTPVERSTDYRQTREIDPADPPFGPELGPAADGTPLVPESERSAAAETVADD